The Malus domestica chromosome 10, GDT2T_hap1 genome contains a region encoding:
- the LOC139188609 gene encoding uncharacterized protein translates to MRGQWNGLQSLFIKECSSAYYVHCFAHQLQLALVAASKEVVVIWLFFSTLGSIVNVITTSPKHHTQLQVAHTVNIEELVGVGELETGRGANQIGTIHRPGATRWGSHYDSVCDLIHMYNASCTVLENIKNDRSATNSSCGEATGAYNAIRSFEFTFILHLLQEIMGITDILCRELQNKSQDILNAMNLVTATKDVLQKLRLDGWATFIDKVSLFCKKHDVDMLDMNAQYKVGTGRSYQQTDHITFEHHYHIDIFNNAIDFQLAELNSRFSEEAMELLILSSALEPREAFKAFNIDHICKLAEILFYGFHRKRATYVEM, encoded by the coding sequence ATGCGAGGTCAGTGGAATGGGCTACAATCTTTATTTATTAAAGAGTGTTCATCTGCTTATTACGTGCATTGTTTTGCTCATCAACTGCAATTGGCATTAGTTGCAGCATCAAAAGAAGTAGTTGTTATCTGGTTATTCTTTTCAACATTAGGTTCAATTGTAAATGTTATTACTACTTCTCCAAAGCATCATACTCAGCTGCAGGTTGCACACACAGTGAACATTGAAGAGTTGGTGGGTGTTGGTGAACTTGAGACGGGAAGAGGAGCTAATCAAATCGGTACTATACATCGACCTGGAGCTACTCGTTGGGGTTCTCATTATGATTCAGTGTGTGACTTGATACATATGTACAACGCGTCTTGTACAGTACTTGAGAACATAAAGAATGATAGATCTGCTACAAACTCTTCGTGTGGGGAAGCTACTGGTGCTTATAATGCAATCAGATCTTTTGAATTTACTTTCATCTTGCATCTATTGCAGGAGATCATGGGAATCACTGATATCCTTTGTCGTGAACTGCAAAATAAGTCACAAGACATTCTGAATGCTATGAATCTAGTCACTGCTACAAAAGATGTCCTCCAGAAGTTGCGATTGGATGGTTGGGCTACCTTTATTGATAAAGTGAGTTTATTTTGCAAAAAACATGACGTTGATATGCTCGATATGAATGCTCAATACAAAGTAGGAACTGGCCGTTCTTATCAGCAAACAGATCATATTACATTTGAGCATCATTATCACATTGATATCTTCAATAATGCAATAGATTTTCAGTTGGCAGAGCTAAATAGCAGGTTTAGTGAGGAGGCAATGGAACTTCTTATTCTCAGTTCAGCTTTAGAACCAAGAGAAGCTTTTAAGGCGTTCAACATTGATCATATTTGCAAGCTTGCAGAAATTTTATTCTATGGATTTCATAGAAAAAGAGCTACATACGTTGAGATGTGA